TTTCCAACATGCCAATCTACCGGCCAAATGCCACAGATTACTGAACAGGCCACATGGAACCTTTGGCACGTTCATCTATCACACAGTGGATTTAGTTCCTGAAGATACTACATCTGAGTAGTAACTCAAACTGTGGGGAAACTTGCTGCTCCTATTTTTGAGACTAGCAGCTGTTAAGGACTCACACTGATAAGAGAGGATATATTATTCTCATTTTCCTCTCTATATTTTCATTCTAATGACTCTGGAGTAGATCTGCATGATTCACATATGTACTAACAGTTTATGTACCCCATCAGTTCATTTTAGctcttttctgtctttaagtccagttttttccttttggcCAAGTTACGAAAGCCTGCAGAGGGGCAGTGACCAGTTCTTGTGAGGTGTCCTGCTTGTACATTTTGGGCAACTAGAGGATTGTACAAAGATGGCATCCATGATGAGATGGCATGGCCACagcagaaaaacatttaaaagcctaGCAGAAGTCTGACGCctgagttttgtgcacacgggtATTAGGTTTACCTCTTTATTTGAAACTGCTGCCACAGTCAGTATGAACATGTGCATCACTGTAGCTGCCTTTGGTCATTGTTTCTGCTACTGCTATGATCACAAGTTTTTTCCTCCTTGTGGCATCAATACAAATCAGTTTTATGTAATAGGACAACATTAAACATTTCATTCCAGCTCTAATTTAGTATGGTCACTGCACTTTGAGGACTCAGTGTGAAAGATGCATTCATATGTTAGTGAACACCTTGGTGCATATGGAGAAGAGACTGGAGGGCTACTTTTGTCTTTCAGAAACCATTGCATTCAACTTAAAGGCATCTTCTAGAAAAGCTGGCGAGTGAGCACTGCGGAAATACTGTTTTTTTGAACTCAATCATGATGCATGTTCTTAAATAGCTGTAGACATGCGTTTGACAGCTGAGACCACACAACTCACTTGTGAATTGGTTCTGTTCCTTTTGCAGCActcatttaaacattttgtgttGACTTATTACAGAGTACGGCTGCGGCACCTTTAAGGGGGGCGAAAGGGACTCTAAAGTGGGTCAGAGTAAAAATATCTTCAACAATTATTCATGGGACCCCGCCTATCTCTACCATACCTCCACCCTGTGAAAAATCTGCATTGCACTGCAGTGAGGGGAGACAAAATGGAGGGAAAAAGAGATATGGCGCGAAGGGAACCATGGAGGATGGAATTTCGGGATAAAGAGACCAAACACAGAGTCAGGAGCGAGTACTTTGTTTAGTTCTTTTGGCTCGGCTTGTGATGAAACGTGGGTGCAATAGGCGATATGCAACGTACAATGTGCAAGCTGCACTTGACAAAGATTTCCTTTCATGTTCAATGCTAAATTTTGCCAACTTTTGCTCTGTCATCATCAGAAAAGATCTTCCCAAACACTAACATTGTACCCGCCATTTCAGCTGACTCCTAAGACTGACTGAATTAAACATTTACCACACCGACCACAGCGATCTCGTGCTAACTAACTTCCTGTCAATTCTAAGATGAAAATAGAGAGGTTTGAATTGGGGAAAGGCTTTGCAAAGCGGAAAGTTTTGCGAAATCTCTCTGATTGGGCAGGTACAAAGTGTGTCCGGTGATTTGTGACAGCGTGGGGATTTTTGGAGACTCTGGATTGCGTGCTTAAGGTTGAGTGAGACTAAGACTTTTGGGTTTGTTTCATGAGTGCCTTGGCTGAAAGCATCACGACCGGagcaatgaataaaataaagagcTCTAATTATTtgtgcaaaagaagaagaagaagaagaaactagaTTCCAGTGCAGCAGAGGGGTGTCATGGCTGCCAGGTCCCTGCAGGTCTGCACTGTAAATCCACACATTAATCAGAGTCGGCAGGGAGAGATCAAAGGAGCCTGTTCCATCTTTACTCAGAGCAGCACTttgatgtgtgcatgtgtgtgcgtgtgtgtgtctgtgtgtgtgtgtgtgtgtgtgtgtgtgtgtgtgtgtgtgtgtgtgtgtgtgtgtgtgtgtgtgtgtgtgtgagagagagagagagacagagagagagatggggaGTGAATcagacagagagggagcagGGTTGAAAGACAGCCTGAAAAGAAAACTCTCATCCTGCTGGGGTTTGAGATACAATCAAGACCTGGTCTAACTTTGAATATCAGCACCTGTTAAGactaaaaagagaagaaaaaaaaatgctcccgCTCACTGCATGCACGGGAGTCTACAAAGAGCAAAATTAGCGCACATCATGATGACAGCGTGAAGCCAACACAGCCGTGTGTATAACATGGATGCTCGCGTCCACACGTCTGCATGCATGCACATATAAACGCATTTGCCTACGTGCTTTGCCGCGTGCATTGTTCCTGTCAAATGTGACCGCCGCCAATTTCGGTGCAATGGAAAGTACTTTCCTGCCCCATGGTGGTCCTCCCCTGTCACTGCAGCGTAAGCCCTTCTCCCTTCCTCGCAGCAGACACTGTCACAGAGGATGGTGGTACGCCACCATCGCTTGGCAGCTGAGCCTGCAGTTGCCATGGCGACACGGAGCTGCAGCAgaggctttaaaagcatcatgTATTAATAGTTGGTGTGTTGACACTTTTTGTGCTTCTTCCATTCTCTGTGAAGCGGGAGCTTTTAGTGCCCAGTCCTGCTTGGAGAAGGTGAGGATTCTGTGTAGTGCTGTTAGCCGAACACTTGGGGATCTGATCTCAGTGAGCAGAGAAGTGCAGTACTGCCATTGCTGTATCTACTTACAGTACAAGGCTACGTTTCACTAACACTCTAGATCCTTAGTCTTAAAGTTAGTGATATTATTAATGCTCTGTGTACACCTTAGAGCTCTGCTTTTGTTTAGATGCTGTTTGCAAAACCCCTTTAAAATAAGCTTCAGTAGTTAGATTGACATGAACATTTGTGCGGTAGAAATAGCATaatcaaatcacacaaaataACTCAAGAAATGACCAAAACTTTCTTTACAGACAGACCgtttcttttctgttgtaaTATGTCTagggtattcttttttttttttttcaattaatgGACGTCTCTGCCATCTGCTGGCAGAAACTAATACTGAAAAGGTGAATTGCACATTAAGTTTGAGAATTAGATTTAACAAACTATGACGTGATGTAACGCCCACCCTTAATCATCAGAGTAAACCTGGACTATGTAGTGTTTGAAGTCACACACGTGAATAAATTGTAATATACAATGAGGTTTTCACCtacaaaaaatatgtaaatagcaacaataaaaataaaatcaaacccACACTGAGAGGTTTGTGATCAAACACCTCGCTATTCTCTGTGTGATATTAAGAATATATAACTAGAAAGCATATTAATATTTCTATGGGAAGGATATTGTAGAATTTGTTTGTTATCATGAAGCTACATGTTTGCTACAGCCTTCAATCTTTTGTATATGGAAAATCTTTATACCCTGTTGTGCTTTATGTTATCTTTTTACCTGAGATATTTTTATGTGTCTCGCTAAGCACTGATAACAAAATTAATAACAGATTATTCCACAAAGCTGCTGCATTTTCAGAGTTATGGCATTGTGCATGGTGCTTACTGTCACACTGTCATGACTTACTTTTTGTCATTACAGTTTCCAAAAAGCTGTAAgactgtaaaaatgtaaataaaaacacaataaattgtTTTGGAAATGATTACAACTAGGGGCAAAGACAACATATCAGATGTTGGTAGACAGaaatgtgttattattattttggtatATGCTTATTTTCAATTTGATTGAAAAAGAAGGATGTCATATTTACCGATGTTTTGTGCTACCTCCTCTTTAAATGCACTCTGTAAGCAAATGAGAACTGAGGAGACTAGTTGCAGTTTTGAATACAAAATTGTGTGAGAGCTGTGTCTGTTTCTAATGTTACCTGGGAGCCTGAAGACATTTCCTGTCCTTTCAGTGTCAACTGCTTGCcattgtgatgtgatgtgatttCAAATTCCTGAATTCTTTGGAATCAAAAATGCATACCTATGCAATCTTTTATATGTGAAcacctttttcattttctttacttttgagAGATTCAACCCAACTGGTATGTACTTTCAGGTCCAATCATTTGCCTATTTAGTTATCAGTATTCATCAGGTGTACACAACgatttcagttgtttttgttgatttGTGGCCCCTCAACCTTTCTGATACACGCTGCTGGCatcaatgggtttttttttaatggagaaAGAAAGTTggagcaaaacaataaaatgtgttAGTTTCAACAGTCTATATATTCTCCTTATTCTGTTGGATATGAAATAATTTTAATCAAATAATCTTGTCATTTGAAATCATTGTGTGCTATCATGgttggcacagtggttagcactgctgcctgAAAGCTTTTCTGTATAAAGTTTGCATTTTCTCTATGTGTCTTCACATATTCCCCAACATTCTCCAACAGTCCAACATGCTTTATAGGTTAATCTATAAACTGACTGCGGGTTTAAGTGGTTGTCTGTTTCTGCAATTGACTGATGACCTGTCCAGGGGGTACCCTGCATTCTTTTACCGCAACTTTTTAAGAAACATTTTTGTATTATGTTAGGTTGTCTTATTTTAGACCGCATCTGCCACTTGTCAAATCACACCAACAATAATTCAGTTAAATGTTTCAAAATTCAGTGAAATCAGTTGCTTCAGGATGTCAGAGCAATAGGTTGCCACACAACTACCACACAACTAAGTCATTATACATCAACTAGTAGTAATTGTGTCAAATTCGATTCAACAGTAATTCCTAATCCAAAGGAGTGGAAATACAAAAAAGCACATTGAGATAGTGTACCAAGAATGACTAAGACATGTAGTCCCGTGGACAGACTCAAATGTCCCATCTTTTAAGCCCCTGAATAGCACCGAAGCATTACAGTTTTACTGAGAGACCTAGACAACGTCTAATGCTGTGCTTCCAAGGGGCCATTAACCACACACATAACTCCACTCATGGTGCATTATCTATTTTCCACAACAACAACTGTACATCTGCAgtaacaaaactaaaaacaccacagcagatGCAATAAACACAGTTCTCTTAAACTTAGCAACAAAAACAATGTTCACAGGGCTTGAGGGAAGTTTATCTAAGCCATtataataatacaatatatcAAACACGTGCTAATAATTGCATTTGCACACGATCAGAATGTCACACTTTCTCTCCCCATGAAATGAAGGTGCAAACTGCTGTGACTGAGCTTTTCACATACAGTGAATCATTGTGCATCATGAAGATCAAACATCTAAGTGTCTAAGTGAAGTATGAGCCCCTGGAAGTATACACTACTCTTCAATGCAGGTATACTACGGGCATCTTCAAGAGTActgcgtatatatatatatatatatatatatatatatatatatatatatatatatatatatatatatatatatatatatatatatatatacctcgTCAAGCTGTCGCACTAGAGCATTTTTAAGGCATCTCCACAAGGTGGCACCATCACCTAAACAAAAATATACACTAACATAGGGGGAGCTGAATGTACAGTGTATGGCTTTAGTGAGTTACGGGAGGCTTCACCGTGGTGTAATGCTCTACAGTGAACTCAGAGTGGCACCGTTATCTCAGCTATCAACTTAGTGACAGTCAGGACACCTGTTCCTCATCCTCAGGAAGTGTCTGACTTGCACTCTAACACCTACAGATATAATGACGTTTTAATTCTGATTATCGTTTGGTATATAATTGTATTACAAATCTTTATTTAGCAGATTTAGCAGATATTTAGAGATCTCAAGTTGACGCTGAGCTATTTTCTTTAAATTCTATCAAAGCATCCTATTGTCTCTTCTTGCAAAGAAGAGTATTGGCCTTTAATATTATCGCAAATTGTGACCATTTTCATGACATTTGGTTACTGATTCTTTCACTAATCACTGACTGGATAGTGTAAGGGGCTGTAACACCTGATGTCTGAGTGTATCTGCCCACGAGCTTTTGTTGGTGCTGATAGCAGAGTGCAGGTGAACGGCGGTCAGGAGGACTGTGGGTTCATTGTTAGGACTATCAATCAGAGAAGGCTGCACAATTGAAACTGATGCCCAAAACTGTCACTGCACTGTCAGCTTGTCTATCTATCACATtcacttcaaaaagcaaaacgCTCGAACCTGGAGGTCACATTCCCAAACCTCACAAAATGTCCTTTACCTGATCCCTCACTATGTTTCTGATCTAGACTTCTTCAGATAGGTGAGTCCTTTTTCTCCAACGACCTAGTCGTATGTTAAGGCTTGAGCTCTTCTTCATTTGTGCATTTTAAATGCCTAAAAAAAATCCTACAAATACCTCCAACTTCAAGTTTATTTAAAGTATCGGAAAGAACAGTTTtgttaaatttgtatttattcgTGGAGAGTGCCGGCATACACGCGGCTGTGTCAGTTTGTGTTGCATTTATCGCTTTGTGATTGAAATTGGGAGCAGACCTGCGCTCTTCCTGAGTTAATTAAAACGCCCCCCTGATTGGACGGGCAGATAATCCCGACGGGCCTCGTGCTCCTACTAACTTGCAAGCAGGGCAGAGCGCCAGTCACAATCTGCCCAAGGCGAGGGAGGGCAAGAAAGACGCGCGAGAGGAAACCGACCGTACGAAAGGGACACGAGCGCTCCGGTCTCAACGAGCACAGTTAGAGAAGTGTTGTTGAACGTGGGCTATGCGCGCAACAAGGGGGGAGCGCAGTGTACAGAGGAGGTGAATGCATGTAGAAGCTTCAGATTCACAGCCTCCTTCTTGAAGAGTCACTGCACTGACAGAGGAAAGGAGTGAAGAAGGAGAGGAACTCCTTGGAAACAGCAACTCTTGGAGAGAACTACGCGAGAACACGCTACTGTTTCCAAAACAAAAGCTAGGATAAAGGATAAGGATAAAGGAAGCGCGGTAGACTTTTCCTGGTCAAAACCTGCTCTGGAAGAGAAAATGAATGTCAACGAAGAGAATCTGCTCAAGTCCATCAGCAACGACGCGCTCCTCGACCTGACGCAGCGCTACGGGCAGTCAGCCTTCGGGTTTGGCGCTGGCCATGGTGCTGGAAGCCCCGGCCGGTACCCGCTTACACCTGCCACTGATTTCCTCTCCGGGCAGACCGCGAAGTCCAACGAGAGCGGCGGGGAACACACGAGCGACGACGAGGATGGCTTCGACTCGCTGGAGTCCCGGAAAAGGGGCTCGTCATTTGGGGACGACAAGCCCGGAGGGGCCCTCGCTAAGAAGAGCAAGGAGCAACGGTCCCTGCGGCTCAGCATCAACGCCCGCGAGAGAAGGAGGATGCACGACCTGAACGACGCGCTGGACGGCCTGCGCGCCGTTATTCCCTACGCCCACAGCCCCTCGGTGAGAAAACTCTCCAAAATAGCCACTCTCCTCCTGGCCAAGAACTACATCCTCATGCAGGCGCAGGCTCTGGAGGAGATGAGGCGGCTGGTGGCGTATCTGAACCAAGGACAGACCATAACCTCACCGATCCCCACCGCCCTGGCACCCTTTGGACAGGCTGCCGTATACCCCTTCTCGGGTTCCGCACTCGCCACCTGTGCCGAGAAGTGCACTACTTACTCTGGGGCACCGTCGAGTCTCTTCAAACACTGTAACGACAAGCCTTGATTTGCTTTAACTCTCTTTCCTGAACTTTTAGCCTACCTATACTGCACCCGTGTCGGTCTCTCACCCACCCTAGTTATTTTAAAACCAttctgtggaaaaaaagaagaaaaaaaaacgactTTAGTCTAATGCATAATCTTAAGATATGGTTAAGTGAGCATATTGCAatgtttcatccagatttaacTGACGCTACATAGAAACTGAACTGCTTAGGCCTTCTTATAGGATGACGTCCCTGTTACTTTGTCGCTTGTACTTTACAAACACTTACAGGCCATGTCCAAATTTGGGTAAATTTGAGAAAGCTTTTGTTATCAGCTCATTTGTAATCTATGCAACATTCAGTAACAACAACACGAAACGACGAAACGGGACCCAATGCTACAACATTTAGATTTGAAACCGCAATTAAGGCTTCCCCCGACTGACTATATGATGCTATGTGGGAGataaaaaacacaactttatgTGATTCTGACTGATATTTTCTGATACCATGTGTTGacaggtttgtttttattttacgtTACTGCACATTTCTCATGATTGTATtgtacaacttaaaaaaaaatcacttgctTCAAGCCCGGTTATCTTAATGGTTATATGACTACAGCCTATCAACTGAAGAAGCGTTTTGGTTGTGTTGCAACATggatttcatatattgtttataTGTCTTTATAATTAAAACACATATCTATGCTCGGACTCGGTTTGCTTCATTTCAACAACAACGCCACAGctttaaaacagttttacacGAGACACACCGCTGACATGATATTTAAACTTCAGGCAGTGTAAAAATACACACtttacttaatttaaaatttcaaAATTTTCAAATGCATTCTGTTTATATTTACGTTCCGGACACAATGCCGTGTTTTTTAGGAAACCCTGAAAAAACTGACACACTTTTAACGCATCTATTTTTCAAGGCAAACAAATGGGAGAATAACGGTGCATTGTAGCCACAGACAAATTTtatatgtgaaaaagaaaataaaaactatcaCGCTGCTAACATGATCTCTACTTCTTACCCTCTGAGTTGAACCCCCCACTCACCCCGCAAAAAATGAGTTGGCATTTTTCTGTTCTTGCATTTCAAGCCTTTGACATGAAGAGATGGGTCTAAACGAGCTCAGTGGGGCTGGTGAGGCCTGTTTGGCACGCAGTGGGGTCGGTGGCGCTGAAGGGAAGTACGCAAGAGCCGCCCGGGGCACCCAGGACCTGTCTCTGGTTATTTGGGTGATTGTATGCTTCCTTGGCGGGCTCTTAAAGCCTGGACAGCTATTAACACGATTTCTGCTCCTGTCTCTTTGGTAGACAATTCACTGAACGTTACAGGGCCAGCTCCCCTTTGCAGGTTGGGCACTGGATGAATTTAGAGCAAAGtatatacatatttaaaaagaaaatatgcttGGTATTTGTACTGGTCAGAGAGAAGTGATATTCACATTCCTGAAAACAagcatttgtctttgtttttgatCATCTCTAACTGTCTGATAGTATCTCTGTTTGGCACACTAATAACAAGTCCATGTTATCGCTAAGTTTACATATCAGtgctttattatttctctttttagTTATAGTAGTGTACATATGTTAATGTAAATAGTCAGATTTCCATTTGTGGTTTTGGGGTGTAAATAAAAAACATCTAACGTCACAAAATATATTACATATTTAACCTATTGATCTGGAAATTAACACTGAACAAAGATCCACACAGTAGTAGTGGATTAAACAACGCTTCCATTAGACTGATTACAATTGTAAACCGTTAGGTAAATGTGCTCTTTTTCAATCACCACCAGCCTGAAAAGTACTTTGATTTGTAAGAAAGAACTTAGAAAAAATGAGTAATACCAGAATAAATGTTGCCTTTAATCTCACAGGTGCTTTTCCTACACTGACATATTCACACTCATTTGTGTTCTTTCTACTTGCTCCGATGAATACATTAAACCAGACATTTGTTCTTGAGCAGTCTGGTAAATCTAGTCAGAGACTAAGTGATCCACCACAGTGTGTCTCTCTTACAATTTAGATACATGTCACAACAACAGGCCACCCATGGCATCTTAAATGGGACCTTTGATGACACATGCCTTGTCTGAGGCCCCGTGAGACAGTTAGGACAGCGGAGATGAAATGTGACAAATGCTGCCAATGATGTGAGGACTCTGGCCCTGCGCTTCATCAGTCCCTGTGCAGCCTAATAGCCATAAATGAGACTGTTGCTTTTTGTGTACCGATGGTTGGGTGGTCACTGTTCCTCCCTATAGGCCTCAGATGTCGAGCTAAAGAAATATATGTTATATTTTGGCACCTTATTATCTTAATGGCCATCAGCGTGCATAGTGGTAGTGTGTTATTTGACATGTTGGCTATACATTAAGACAGATTTGCGGTCTTGCTGGTCACATGATGGTGTTCCCCGATGCTTTAGCCAGTCAGCAGTGAATGAAGTGTGTTTTAAATAATCATTTATCTTCATTTTTCTGTATAACGAGGgcacttttgtgtgttttacaatTTTCGTAAATGTAAATCAGAATCTGAAGATGTGGGAAGTGGCAAACATTCCTTTTTCTTGTTGTGCAACATGTTGACTGCTCATTTAATTTGCTGATAAATGGACTCAAATTAAATAACTGTTCTTAATTATCCATGTAATAAATTGATAATTACATGGATAATTCATGTGACTTAAAGTAAGTGTCTAATGCAATATCAGAAAGTACAATTTGgtgtttaaaaatattaaaattgagAGAAATGTACATATCTTTTTTCATaacatacagtaaaaaaaagaaaagaaaagaagaaagaataaaacaaacacacgtaAAGAATTTTTATCCATACAACTACAATTATACAAACCCATTGATTTTGGATGCAACACAGAAAATAGATACATTTCTGGATATGCTCCGGGcaaggttaaaaacaaaatctgccACATGTTTGTGAAGGCTACAATTATAAAAACAAGATTTAAAGTCATCATTTAAAACTATGAATGAAGTACAGTGAAAGACAGTTATGTGTACTTATATTCCTCATCTGGACCTGTCTGATCTGTTCTACCATGACAGATTGTGGAGTCACCTCACACACAGAATTTAAAAATAGTCATATTAACCTGCGTCATCACTGTCCTCtcctcacaaaaacacattttcaaacagGTAGTGGGAGTACTGCAGTTGAACGTAGATTCATCTCTAAATATGATATAATCCAGGTATTTCAAAGTGttgaaagaaaatattttactaTAAATGCATTGTAGTATTGTATAGCATATATTAAGATTGCAAACTATTATTGCTGCCTTTTCTCACCTATTTTCTCTTGTGGACAGTGTATTTATTCGGAGAAATCCTCGGTGCTTTACTACTCTCACAGCCCAGTGTGGTGCAGGAGTACGGACAGACTGTGTGATGTCTGTAAacatttgtgtttgctctcGGTGGGATAGAAAGGGAGTGATTTCATTACCATGGCTCAGAGCTTTGAGGTatgtttgtgtgcttttctcCAACCCGATGGTATAGTACTAAAACCATATGCCCTTAAGTGCGTACCTCTGCCTAATGCATCTGACAGCGCTGTTTTCTCTAATTAAGTTCTCTCCATGTGCAAGCTCATGTGTCTGATGCACATTGTAGCACTccgtttcacacacacatagccCAACACACAAACTGTACTTACAACAGGGGCCTTGAAGGAAAATGAACACCCTTCGACTCTGATTAAGCTTACTGCAGGGGGACCAAAGggtttattaaacattagagaTTTTTTGTCTTCATTAAAATGCGCTCACAGAAGCATAGTTGAGGCTTTGTATGTGAAGTGGCATTGAAGGCTTGTTTTTATGCAGGTTCCTGAGAGGGGGAAGGGGCGAGGATGTGAGATAGAGAATAGACCTAGGCAAGTGGATGTGTGCGTGGGGGGTTCATCAGTGTGTGGAGTAAAAAAGAGGGCACAGCACGTGGAGGAAGAGATGAGGTGCTGAGGAGATGAGAATGCCAGAGGTTGCACTGTAAGGATGCCCCACATTCACCCACCCAGCCACCCGTGGACCTCCAACTTCTCTGCTTCACTATGACATCACACTTTGTCGTCCCTCCCAGCCCCGCCTTGTCGGAAGCGATAAGCGGGTGAGTCAGTTGGTTCCGAGGAGCCATGTGATTTGGGGCGACGTTCCTACAAGTGTAGCGGGGACGGGCCAGGGCCTTTCATTCGTTAATCAGATGTCTAAAGGGGGGTTGGAGAGAGGATGTCTgtttgtatgtgtctgtgtttttgtgcatcgtgtgaatgtgtgtgcgcGGATGCCCGTGTTTTGTGCTCATATGGCTGAAAACCCTTGAAACATGGCAGCCATGCAAAGCGTTTTGCCTATCGCCACAAGGCACCTGACACGACGCATGGTAGACCCAGACAGTGTGGCAGGGGCCAAATTGGGCCTGGTAGGGGGGGAGAGGAGCTGGGATAGGCAGCACTTGATGACAACAGTCTGAGCCATTGTTGAAAATGATATCCTAGGCCAAAATTACCCTCATTTTTTGTTGATCCCAGGACATTTTGATTCTCAAAGGCTCAATTTTCTTTC
This region of Maylandia zebra isolate NMK-2024a linkage group LG20, Mzebra_GT3a, whole genome shotgun sequence genomic DNA includes:
- the bhlhe23 gene encoding class E basic helix-loop-helix protein 23, producing MNVNEENLLKSISNDALLDLTQRYGQSAFGFGAGHGAGSPGRYPLTPATDFLSGQTAKSNESGGEHTSDDEDGFDSLESRKRGSSFGDDKPGGALAKKSKEQRSLRLSINARERRRMHDLNDALDGLRAVIPYAHSPSVRKLSKIATLLLAKNYILMQAQALEEMRRLVAYLNQGQTITSPIPTALAPFGQAAVYPFSGSALATCAEKCTTYSGAPSSLFKHCNDKP